In Mangifera indica cultivar Alphonso chromosome 7, CATAS_Mindica_2.1, whole genome shotgun sequence, the genomic window ACCCTCTAGCCAGATCACTtgcaaaaccaagaaaaatgaaTCATGAAATTGACACAATTGTAGAAATACATGAAACAAATGATAGAAGAGTACAATTTCAACAAGTTGTCCTAAAGATCAATATTACAAATTTCTGAAGCGAGGTAATGTTCGTTAATCTCATCTATTTGCTTCAGGAGATTCCTTGTCCGGTCCttacttttctttatttcaacaaGTTGTCGAGTAACAAAGGACAAGTATAAATATTGAGTGCCTTTGAGAACAATCCCATTATGAACTTACTTAAGGGATGTGAGACCGATTAGTTGATCTAGTAAGGACTGGAACTTATCAGATCTAGCAATCCTTTCATGGTGAATTATATATGTAGAACACCTCCTAATCTTCAAAGTATGTAAGATGtgattctagaaatttttactcTTACAGTTTCTACAGAAAACACGTGAACttttcattatttcaaatatctcaaAAATGTACAAGAATATGTTATCAACGTTCGAAATGCCTTACCACCATAGAAACTGATTGATCACAAGCTATTGCAGAAATGTCATAAGCTAAACATCATATTCGAGTCTTTTATCAAAGGTGACATGAAACTCTCTTGAAGTTGTGTCAATTTCATCTCGAAATTCTTTCAGTATTCACCTTgaatattaaaacattcaaattaagGAGACATGCTTTCCTGAAATAAAAGTGTAATGATGGTGGGAACATGTAAGAATAAGACTATGTAAAAGGATTGAGAAAGAATATCTCATGTGCTTTGTTATATGAGCATTGACTGGTTGTACTGCTTTAGCAGGATATATAGAGGTCCATTACTTCGTTTTTCTCACCATCTGGTGGACTCTCTATGCAAATGTAAAAGTAGGGTACACAATATGCAATTAGATGTGTGAAGCAGAAATAACTTTTGATCTTGTTGAAAGTTTaaatatgcttacatgaagttGGAGGAGGAAAACTTTAAGCCCACAACAATCTCTGCAATGTTAATTTAAGTGTGGGATCCTGCATAGTGTTGTTTGCAAAGAGAAAGTAAATAATGATTCCTTAAATAAGCTATAAAGTGTAAACCATAGATTAATAATGATGCATTTCACAATATGTCTTTGCCATAGACAAAAACAAtgagataacaataaaaataccatACACACAAGCAGGAAAAATGCTGCTTGACTAACCGTTGCAACAGCTAGAAGATACAATCTCAGTATTGGAATTTCAGCAAGCAGACACGCAGTAAGTTTAGATCCAGAAAACTTAGACATGCCAGGATTAGGTTCTAGCAGTTGCTTGTCTAAGTTGGAGACAGTGGCacctgaagaaaaatgaatcagAAGGAAAATAGTAGACCCAGATTTGGAAAAGAAAGTAGCAAGGATCTTTAgcttatgtttttatcaaaaaattgcaGAGATTGCTTACTTTTGATTACCTTGGAACCAAAAAAGTTGAGACAATCTATGAGATGACAAAGTAGAGAAGTTTTGAAACAGAGGAACCACTTTCAATTTGTAAGATCAAAATGCCATCCTCTACTTCTGAAACTAGAGAAATATTTTCTACTTTCTTCTTgctggaaaaaaatgataaaatactgaattaaattatacgtattaaaatttaaattcaaccagAAATGAGATTGACATGAAACATATAAGTACCTCAATAAACTTCAATCTGAAAATATTGTTGATAGCTCAGAATTTTGTTGTAGTCAAATATCTgacataagtaaaaaaaaagttagcGAAGTCTAAATTTGAGGTAGagaaattattttctaaaaaacaaaaagtagaaataaaaattgtagAATAATTTAGATGTTAGAAGTTTTGACAAGCCTAAAACCAAACGAGATCAATTTATAAATCTATTATTCAATTTGAGAATGAAAATAGCTCAACACTGGCCTCTATACATTTTTGCCCTGAATTGTTGCCTTGAATTGTAGAAGCAGAGAAATGCAagccaaaattatcaaatttgcatcaaatctcttaactcaaacaaatttagcaataatatcatctaatctTGTATTTAATGACCCTCAcagaaattgaaagaataagtgTCTGCATAAGAGAAAACATAAATTCAGAAAGAATTTATGACATACTTGCATAAGGTGAAAATTTACTGGTTGCTCTGCTTCAACAACATATATAGAAGTCCATTACTAGATTTTGTTCTCATCAATTGGCAGACTTCATATATAAATCCAAGAGTAAGGTAGAAAATGTGCAATTTTACAATGTTAGATATATAAACACAATGTTTaatatgcttacatgaagttagagaatgaaaattttaagcctTTCCGATGATTTCTACAACATTGAATCTAAGCATAGCAGTCCTGCATTGTGTTGTTTACATTAAGTAAACAATGATTCCTTAAATAAGGTATAAAAATCTGTTGTTGAAAGATCCTCTCAGGAAACAAGAACATGAagaatttactttatttaaaattccaaaaactGGAATTTTCCTAAGCTGAAAGTTTCTTGAGTTaccaaataaatttatgaaattagaaATGTTGGATTAGAATTAGAGATACAAGGTATTATGTTAAGttgattaaagttaaatgaattACCTGAACAAACTATAATTGAGAGATTCTTATTGACCATCACCTGTCAAAGTTCAAATGAGATtaataacttcaaaattaatagaaaagatATTAGATTAAGTAAATATCTGGACAATAGTAGAGGTGTCATCAAGATATTTTACAAACCTTTGATGGAATTAGATGTATCTGTGCCATTAGGAAAATTAGAGAAAGAAGCTCCGATAAACAACTTCGTACTCCTTTGAATTGTAGATGAATTTGCCATCTATTACAACTTTAGGAATTTGAGCAATCTTTGAGGAATATTTTCCCCTAACACTTTTCCATCGTTTTATAAGCAGTGGACAATCTGTAATATATAAAGACTGAAGTGAGGATGGCAGGGTTTGTAGGGATTTGAGTTTTGGGcattttataattgataaatcTTTGAAGTTGCCAAGATCTGGAATGGATTTGAGGTTTGGGCAATCCTCAATGTAGAATTTTTCATGAGAGGAGTGGCTGCTCAGACTTGGAATTAATTTGATCCTTGGGCAATTGGAAATTATGAAATCTGTAAGAGAGGAGAGGTTGCTCAGATCTTGGattgattcaagctgtgggagatcaacgatttccaaactttcaagaGAGATGAGGCCGCTGAGATTTGGaattgattcaagctgtgggagaTTAATGATTTGCAAACTTTCAAGAGAGATGAGGCCGCTGAGATTTGGaattgattcaagctgtgggagaTCAATGATTTGCAAACTTTTAAGAGAGATGAGGCCGCTGAGATTTGGaattgattcaagctgtgggaAATCACggatttccaaactttcaagaGAGTTGAGGCCgctgagacttggaattgattcaagctgtgggagatcacggatttccaaactttcaagagaggtgaggccgctgagacttggaattgatttgaGCTTTTGGCATTCCTTAATGTACAACTTTGTAAGAGAGGTGAGGCAGCTGAGATTTGAAATTACTTCAAGCTGTGGGAGATTGTGGATTTGCAACCATTTTAGAGAGGTAAGGTTGTTCAGGTCTGAGATGGATTCAAGCAGTGGGAGTGAAATGATTTCCAACCTTTCAAGAGCGGTGAGATTGGTGTGGTCTGAGATAGATTTAAGTTGTGGGAGGTCTGAGATGCTCAAATCTTCTATTAGACTGGTGGGAACCACCTTCTGTCACCGGCAATTTTGGACACTTCCATATTTTAATAGACTCAAGGCAAGGAAGATGGTGTAGACCTGAAGGTAAGGATTCAAGATTTTCACAACCCCATAAAGTAATATCTTTAAGACACGTGCTATTATCAAAGGACTCAGCAATGGACTTTAGCTCTTCACATTCATTAATATGGATGGATGTAAGTGCCTTAGGGAGGTACTCATTTCTGCGAGATGATAATGTTTCCAGTGCTTTGCAACGTCTAACATCTAGATGGTTGAGTGTCTCAGGCAACGGACCATCTAATGATATGCACTTGAGAGATTTAcacccaaaaatatttatggACTCAATAAGAGAACAAACACTTAAATCCTCCAAAAATTTCAGTTCTTCACATACTTCAATCCTAAGCCTTTTCAGAGATAAAGGTAAGGCATCGCTATCAATGAATGTTAGACTCTGACAGGAATTAATATCAAATTCTTCCAGAGATGATGGTAGCATGCCCCTTCCAATAGATCTTAGATTCTGACACTCACTAATCTCAAGATAATTTATACTGGAAAGAAAATTggtgtttttcaaactttgccATGATTCTATAATCTCTTCATTATGAACAATCTCCAAACGATCTACTCTTTGAAAacctttctttaatttatcttcaattgTCGAAATATTTGCAAGATATTTAGaatccaaattctcaaaatcaaTTGAACCATCATTACATACCATTCctttacaattattaatttctaatttgcaACCTATAGGATAATTTGATAATGAGACCACCAACCTTGGACAATCCTTAATAACGAATCTttctaatgaagaaaaataattaggaACTTCTCCAATAAGTTGGGGACATTTTTCAATAGTAAACACACGCAAATTAGAGAGCCATGACAAATCTCCTAACCAAGATGGAAAACTTTCACCACCATAGCCTCTGATTGCGAGTTCTCTTAAATTGATAGGAGGCTTTAGCTTGTCAAGTAGATTCATTTCTATATCTGTTGCCTGTGAGTTTACTTGATCTCTCCATTCTAGTATCAACACTTTTAGTTTGCTCTTATTGCTTAGTATTTGCTCTTGTATGTGATTTAGATTTGTCACATTCTGTAATTCTGAAATGTGAAGCTCTCCTTGAAGAAAACTTAAACTCCTCAAATCTTCCAAATAAGAATGTGTATCCTCTCccacaataaaattagataacacTTGAAGATTTGTCAACTTTTTCATTCCATATGGCATCTCTCTCAATGAATTTCGACCACTTATATCAAGATGATATAGATTGGTCAAATATCTCATATTGGAAGGTAACTCCATaagattaaaacaatttttcaatagCAAAGTTTGCAAGTTAAATAACTGACATGTTGACTCAGGCAAACTTCTTATCATAATATGAGAGAAATTGAGATACCTTAGATGTATCATATCTCCAATTGAATCAGgtaaataacaaatttgataattttcaaaagataaTGCTCTCAACATTTCAAACTTTAgcaataaatcaaaaataacaGTAGCACTCATATAACACCATAATTCAGGCCTCACAGGCAAAAATGTTCTTAAACATTTTACTTTTTCCAAggctttaaatttattttttccagtATAATAATCAGGttcataagtaaaataacgaACCTTTTCCAACAGTTCAACATTATTTTGTTCAGATCTAAAACTGATTCCTTCAAAAACCCATCGAGCAAGATCATGCATAACATATTTAGAACTATCACTACTCAATTGTTGGAGAAGCGACCATGAacataatttatgaaaacaCTCACTTGTCTCATCTAGTTGCTTCTCAGATGGTTGAACAATACCTTCTGCAATCCACAAAAGTGCAAGTTCCTTCTCCTCAAATTCGTAATCCTGAGGAAAAATTGTGCAATAGCCAAAACATCTTTTTAGATTCGAAGGAAGATAATGATAGCTTAGCTTTAAAGCTGGGAGAATGTGATCGCTTTTATTAGATGTAGTCCATATTTTGCTTTCCAATATATTTTCCCATGTATCGCTCCGCTCAAAGCGTAGAAGACTACCGAGGGTCTTTGCTGCCAGTGGTAGACCGCCACACCTTTCAACAACTCTCTTGTAAATTGAATCCGAAATTTGATTAGGAACAGCAGCTGTACCAGTCCCAAACTGttgagactcaaataaagaagagtcccacatctaataaacttaagtaaaatgagtggtatataagtgttgtggattgaaccttaacataagccaattggttttgtgtaacatgggtttcaatcttcacacttgtatgcccaatttatatttccgacatggtatcagagcgcaagccaaacggcgggtttaacagcctaagtgttcctggatacaagtgacaacgcaccCAGCCAAGAATCGGCTGAGCCGAAAGGCAGGTTTAACAGCCTAGGtgtttgcacttaagcgggggtgttgagactcaaataaagaagagtcccacatctaataaacttaagtaaaatgagtggtatataagtgttgtggattgaaccttaacataagccaattggttttgtgtaacatgggtttcaatcttcacacttgtatgcccaatttatatttccgacacAAACGCATGCTCCTTAAACAAAGACCAGCAAGCTTCGTCGGATAAAAGACTTAATTGATGAGTATGAGAGCAACTTATTTTTTGTGCAACATCTGTATGACGAGTTGTCACGATCATTGTGCTTCCAGGTGCACCAGTTGCGAAAGGAGACTTGAGCTTTTCCCATTCATTGTAGTCCACCTTCCAAATGTCATCTAATACTATCAAGAATTGCTTTCCACGTACTGCCTCTTTCAACTTAACTTGCACTgcatttaaattatttggaaCAGAGGACGAGAATTCCTCAAGAAGTGCCTTTGAGATTTTGAGAACGTCAAAGGTGGTTGAAACACACACCCACGCTTTTTTCTCAAACTTGAAATCTTCCGACTCATGATTGTACACTTCTCGAGCAATTGTTGTTTTGCCGATCCCTCCCATGCCGAAAACTGCTATTACTTGAAAGTTGGCGCcatttttcaccattttcagTAGTTCagctttatcttcatctctgCCATAAACAACTCGTTCAAGTCGGACGCTAGAAGTTTCCTCTGGTTTTGGCGGTGCAGCGACGTTAGTTGCTGGCAGTTCAGAAAGCTTTTGAAATTCATGTTCAGCTGATCTTTGTTGGCGGAGTTCTTCCAACCGactattgatttttttgatcTTGGACCCCATCTGGACAGCGAACGAAGGACTAGAGAAAGAAGCAGGGAGACAGCTAAATCCTCTGCTGGAGCTAGCCTGGTGTTCTGCCTTGCGTTTGTGTCGCAAAGCTTCGTAGGCAAACTCATCCAGTAAGTCCTCTGCATCATAAGCCCAGTGTTGAAGATTGTCAAGCCATTCTTTGACTCGTTTATCCACCAGCTGCCAGTTTTCTGCATTGCGAAGAAGGTTTTCAACCATCATTAACTTGTTCTCCAGCTCTTTGATCTCTGAATCTACCCCTCCAACAAGCTGCCGGGCAAAGTCTCGCACTTCATTGG contains:
- the LOC123220814 gene encoding putative disease resistance protein At3g14460, whose amino-acid sequence is MEVVLEPVVSELVKGLLKILGSNEVRDFARQLVGGVDSEIKELENKLMMVENLLRNAENWQLVDKRVKEWLDNLQHWAYDAEDLLDEFAYEALRHKRKAEHQASSSRGFSCLPASFSSPSFAVQMGSKIKKINSRLEELRQQRSAEHEFQKLSELPATNVAAPPKPEETSSVRLERVVYGRDEDKAELLKMVKNGANFQVIAVFGMGGIGKTTIAREVYNHESEDFKFEKKAWVCVSTTFDVLKISKALLEEFSSSVPNNLNAVQVKLKEAVRGKQFLIVLDDIWKVDYNEWEKLKSPFATGAPGSTMIVTTRHTDVAQKISCSHTHQLSLLSDEACWSLFKEHAFGTGTAAVPNQISDSIYKRVVERCGGLPLAAKTLGSLLRFERSDTWENILESKIWTTSNKSDHILPALKLSYHYLPSNLKRCFGYCTIFPQDYEFEEKELALLWIAEGIVQPSEKQLDETSECFHKLCSWSLLQQLSSDSSKYVMHDLARWVFEGISFRSEQNNVELLEKVRYFTYEPDYYTGKNKFKALEKVKCLRTFLPVRPELWCYMSATVIFDLLLKFEMLRALSFENYQICYLPDSIGDMIHLRYLNFSHIMIRSLPESTCQLFNLQTLLLKNCFNLMELPSNMRYLTNLYHLDISGRNSLREMPYGMKKLTNLQVLSNFIVGEDTHSYLEDLRSLSFLQGELHISELQNVTNLNHIQEQILSNKSKLKVLILEWRDQVNSQATDIEMNLLDKLKPPINLRELAIRGYGGESFPSWLGDLSWLSNLRVFTIEKCPQLIGEVPNYFSSLERFVIKDCPRLVVSLSNYPIGCKLEINNCKGMVCNDGSIDFENLDSKYLANISTIEDKLKKGFQRVDRLEIVHNEEIIESWQSLKNTNFLSSINYLEISECQNLRSIGRGMLPSSLEEFDINSCQSLTFIDSDALPLSLKRLRIEVCEELKFLEDLSVCSLIESINIFGCKSLKCISLDGPLPETLNHLDVRRCKALETLSSRRNEYLPKALTSIHINECEELKSIAESFDNSTCLKDITLWGCENLESLPSGLHHLPCLESIKIWKCPKLPLESIPSLSGLNSLESLEIRDFPQLESIPNLSGLISLKSLQIIDLPQLESIPNLSGLISLESLQIINLPQLESIPNLSGLISLESLEIVDLPQLESIQDLSNLSSLTDFIISNCPRIKLIPSLSSHSSHEKFYIEDCPNLKSIPDLGNFKDLSIIKCPKLKSLQTLPSSLQSLYITDCPLLIKRWKSVRGKYSSKIAQIPKVIHLIPSKVMVNKNLSIIVCSGATVSNLDKQLLEPNPGMSKFSGSKLTACLLAEIPILRLYLLAVATRHGYRNGAICFLLGCSKPCFLWMLVLPVCMLEDFAATSRFMAFLEQDDYFPYCSFTNMSEFITAFSLLEEFSAAELVVLVGLLLAGAMNKQDHLQGATDLEFCLEAAVHYCSISGIRMFAGDFNVFGDEIHAEEVVLGWLFLAAALLLLE